The following DNA comes from Desulfurococcus sp..
AGTTAAAGCAACCAGCGGCTTTGTAAAGCATGTCAAAGAGACTTACGCTGTACTACTGTCTCGTCCATGGTGGACTTATGGTGCTGAAATGGGAGTTAATGAGCATGGAGTAGTAATGGGTAACGTAGCGGTTTTCACTAGGGAACCCTATAAGGATAGCGGCTTGCTTGGAATGGATATACTTAGATTAACTCTCGAGAGAAGCCGTAGCGCTAGAGAGGCCTTAGAAGTAGTAATTGAGTTAACTGAGAGTCCCGGACAGGGTGGAAACTATAGCTATGAGAAGCCTTTTAGATACCACAACTCCTACCTGATAGTGGACTCTAGTGAAGCATGGATTATTGAGTCTGCCGGTGAGTTCTGGGCTGCTAAAAGAGTAAGCGATGTATACTCCGCTTCCAACGCGTTAACGATCAGCGATGACTAGGATCTATCCCCCCGGAGCTAGTAAAGCATGGAGTAGAAAAATACAATTGCAGTAAGGAGGGCTTCAACTTTTCAATAATGTTATAGTGATAGACTCTACACCTGGCTTGCCCGTGGAAGAGAGAGAAGAAGGTTCACGTACACGAAGCTCTTAGAGAAGAAGGGGGAACTCACAGTAGAGGACTTCATGAGTATATTGAGAAGTCATAGCAGGGAACCCTACCATCCAGCACGAGGATCCACGAGGGATATATGCATGCATTACGGAGGTCTCCTGCGGCCCTCTCATACTGCTGCATCAATGATCGTGGCATTGAAACCCGGCTGTAAACCATTAATCCTAGCATCTATTTCACCGTACCCATGTCTCTCAGCGTATAAGCCCATACCCTTCGGCTTTAATCCTCCCGTAAGCTTCAAGGAGACGAGTAACAAGTATAATCCTGAAAACTACTGGTGGGTGCATAGAAGGCTTAAATCACTCCTGCAGTCATGCTATTACAGCCAGGTAGTACGAGAGTATATTAATGGAGTACGAGGGATCGAGGAAGAATATTTGAAGCCGTTGATACTAGAGTATAGTGAGGGAAAATGCGTAGAAGACGAATCATACAGTATTCTAGAAAGCATGATAGAAGCTGAAAACAAGCTACTAACAAAGGCTTCTAAAGCTATTAGCGGGAAGTATTGCTGGAGGCATCCATTCCACACGCTTATACTCAAGAAGTCTGATGGGAAAGCAGGCTTCTAGCTGGAATACTCTCACGCCGGCTGATGTCTCCACACGGCTGCTTTCAACTAGTAGAGCAACCTTAATAATTACTCAGCATTAGACTTTGTTTTAAGGGGAGTCTAGCGTGAAGTTCCATGGTAATGCAGTTACATTAATATTGATTGCAGCTCTCCTTACCTCCTCGCTCGTAATAGCACCGTCGTCCCTAACACCTGCATCAGCTAGTGGAGTAGGAGGTAGAGTTAAATTCGCTGAGAAAGTCGTCTTGTTAAGCATAGATGCTGCCCGCATAGATTATACCATGAAGCTTGCAGAGGAGGGACTGCTACCCGGATTCAAGAAGGTTATGGAGAATGTTGTTGTAGCAGCAGGCATGATTGTAAGCTTCCCCTCTGAGACATCAGTATCACATGCAGTTATATCTACAGGTGCTCCACCAGGTACAACCGGTATTACAGGCAATAATATTCACTTGCCGGGTACAGCAGTCAACAAGGTGGTATCCGGGTTCGATGGAAGCAATCTTCAAGCTGAACCACTATGGGCTACTCTCGAACGTCAAGGCTTAAAGGCAGTTGTAGCTGCATTTCCTCAAAGTACTCCATCATACTGGGCTAGTAGAGTTAACACTTCAATACTATTCAATCCCTATGATAGCTTCATACCAGTATCCTACTCCACGCTGTACACAAGCAACTCCAGCGTGAAGGCTGCCAGAGTAGTTAACTTCAAGGAAGCGGTGAACTGGAGTGGCGTCAGCGATGTACTCGGTGGAGTAAGCCTTGCACTTGAAGCGGAAATACCTATGGGCGACGACAAGTGGTATCTGTATCTAGCCGATATCAATGGTGACGGGTACCCTGATAAAGTAGCTATTGTGCCATTAGAGAAAGATCTACGTAAAGCTGTAGCTGTACTTGGCGAGGGCGAGTGGAGTAAGCCTGTAAATACAACCATAACTGTGGGAAGCGTAAAGTATATTGTGGCTCCACTGTTTAAAGCATTGAACTTGAGTCTCGAGAACTTCAGATTGTATAGAAGCCTCATGAGGCCGTTCAACGGCAGCTGGTTCAACAACTACGAGCTAGCATGGAAGGTCTGGAATAACGTGGTCGTGAAAACCGGGATGATCACGGATGGAGATTGGTTCGGCCTTGTAAACGAGTGGTTTGATCCAGAGACATACATGGAGACAGTTCACTACACTAACGAGTTCTTCAAGGAGTTCACGCTATACCTGCTGAAGAATACGGAGTGGGATTTACTAATGAGCTACACCCCTATAGTAGACAATGTCTACCATCAATTCCTAGGCCTAGTTGACCCTAGCATGCCCTACTACGATGAAAGCAAGGCTAGCTTATACTGGAGCTATATAGTAAGAGCCCACCAGTGGGCAGATGAGATCCTGAAGGCAATACTTGAAAACGTCGACCTCAGTAAAACCGTGGTGGTAGTAGTCTCAGATCACGGGCAGTGGCCGGTTAAAAAGCTGGTTAACATTAACAGTATACTGTATAATGCAGGATTGATAAGCGTTGATGAAAAAGGCAATATACTCTGGAGTGCCGTGAAAGCATACTACACAGGTTCAAACCAGATCTTCGTGAACTTGAAGGATAGAGAAGAAAATAGGGTCGTAGGGCAGTCGGAGTACGAGGATGTTGTCAGAAAAGTAATGTCTGCTCTGGCGAGTATTAGAGACCCGGAAACCGGGGAACCAGTATTCGGGTTAATCATGAGGAGAGAGGAGGCAAGGATACTAGGACTCTACGGTGACCGC
Coding sequences within:
- a CDS encoding C69 family dipeptidase: VKATSGFVKHVKETYAVLLSRPWWTYGAEMGVNEHGVVMGNVAVFTREPYKDSGLLGMDILRLTLERSRSAREALEVVIELTESPGQGGNYSYEKPFRYHNSYLIVDSSEAWIIESAGEFWAAKRVSDVYSASNALTISDD
- a CDS encoding alkaline phosphatase family protein, giving the protein MKFHGNAVTLILIAALLTSSLVIAPSSLTPASASGVGGRVKFAEKVVLLSIDAARIDYTMKLAEEGLLPGFKKVMENVVVAAGMIVSFPSETSVSHAVISTGAPPGTTGITGNNIHLPGTAVNKVVSGFDGSNLQAEPLWATLERQGLKAVVAAFPQSTPSYWASRVNTSILFNPYDSFIPVSYSTLYTSNSSVKAARVVNFKEAVNWSGVSDVLGGVSLALEAEIPMGDDKWYLYLADINGDGYPDKVAIVPLEKDLRKAVAVLGEGEWSKPVNTTITVGSVKYIVAPLFKALNLSLENFRLYRSLMRPFNGSWFNNYELAWKVWNNVVVKTGMITDGDWFGLVNEWFDPETYMETVHYTNEFFKEFTLYLLKNTEWDLLMSYTPIVDNVYHQFLGLVDPSMPYYDESKASLYWSYIVRAHQWADEILKAILENVDLSKTVVVVVSDHGQWPVKKLVNINSILYNAGLISVDEKGNILWSAVKAYYTGSNQIFVNLKDREENRVVGQSEYEDVVRKVMSALASIRDPETGEPVFGLIMRREEARILGLYGDRVGDVVFSLRPGYSASTSLVINKSSGEGIIFSPAIPLKTITGTHADLPFYPQLLAVFSAIGSSITPGRLGYISSTSIAPTIAYILGIAPPLNATGIVLPIVGPRLVTTTTTEVFTETATKTLVETRVSTTTLTSTNTVKVTEVRTETLMETETTTLTVKTIDTSSLILVVVLALVVGAILGGLLLRKR